One region of Camelina sativa cultivar DH55 chromosome 6, Cs, whole genome shotgun sequence genomic DNA includes:
- the LOC104698971 gene encoding bidirectional sugar transporter SWEET11-like, whose product MTLLNTENTWAFVFGLLGNVISFAVFLSPVPTFYRIWKKKTTEGFQSLPYVVALFSATLWLYYATQKKDVFLLVTINAFGCFIETIYISMFLAYATKPARMLTVKILLLMNFGGFCIILLICQFLVKGATRAKIIGGICVGFSVCVFAAPLSIIVSTN is encoded by the exons ATGACTCTCCTCAACACCGAAAACACATGGGCCTTCGTCTTTGGCTTGCTCG GCAATGTCATCTCCTTCGCCGTGTTCCTCTCTCCTGT GCCAACATTCTATagaatttggaagaagaagacaacagaAGGGTTTCAATCTCTTCCTTATGTCGTGGCGCTCTTCAGTGCAACGCTCTGGCTTTACTATGCGACACAGAAGAAAGATGTCTTCCTCCTCGTCACTATTAACGCCTTTGGATGCTTCATCGAAACCATCTACATCTCTATGTTCCTTGCCTACGCTACCAAGCCAGCCCGG ATGTTGACAGTGAAGATATTACTTCTTATGAACTTTGGAGGATTCTGTATCATTCTCCTTATCTGCCAGTTCTTGGTAAAAGGAGCAACACGTGCTAAGATTATCGGAGGGATCTGTGTTGGATTCTCTGTTTGTGTTTTCGCCGCCCCTCTAAGCATAATCGTAagtactaattaa